The Arachis ipaensis cultivar K30076 chromosome B05, Araip1.1, whole genome shotgun sequence nucleotide sequence TATTTACTTGTCCATTGCATAAAGTTGTATATAGAACTACTCTCTGAATGTGATAAATGGTTCAATGATACAGATTTTAGTGAAGTCTATTCTTGTTCTCTATGTTGATTACAGATTTTGGAAAATTATAGAATAAGTCCACAATTTTTTACTAACCATTTATCACGAAAAGCTGTTTTGGGTTTAGTTAATTTTCTTTTCCACCATTTGAGGAAAGAAATGGCGCTTGGGAAAGGGGAAGAACCAACATCAACCATGATTTGACATTTAAGAAAGTCAAATATTTGAATGACCCCACCTTTTTGGGAGGATTAATGTTCAGTGCATCATGAATATCATTCTCAATCTTCAAAATCTGCTAATATGGGAGCACGATGCATAACTGACACATAATTAGTCCAATCATGAACATTATTTAATTAATTGAAAGTTGGAAACTAACTACGTGCTTGCATGATGATAAAGCATTAGGCGAGAAAATGATACTTGATCTAATAATAAGATCTTTACACTAGAAATACCATAAGTAAGGTGTTCTGGATTCATGAATTGTAATCACCTAGcaagaaagaaattaaaatggcAGTGTCAATATCCAGAAGAAGATCAAAACCATATAGAAAGCAAGAAGCTAAACAATCTTATTTTCATTTTAGTGCCATATACAACTTTCTGAGTAGAATATCTGTTGCATTGTTCCTTCTAATCCTTATATACATGTGGTGTTCCTTCTCCACCATTATAACTGGAAACATAGTTCATGTTTGCTTCTCTTCTTCAAGGAAGCTTCATAGCCTCTATTGTCTTTCTGCAGGCACTCATCCCTCCTTTGAAATCCCAACTTCCACAAACAATCACAGTTTCTTAGCACCTCGAATATTCGAAGGCAACAATGCAACTGAGCCTGTTAAGTTTTCAGTTGGATCAAATCTTGTTACTAGCAACAATGGAAGATATGATGAAGAGGTTGCAAATGCAGTGAAGGTTGTTGAGGAGCATTTGCAGGTTCATCGATCGTGGAGGTCGAATAGAAGCAATGCAGAATCATGCAGTGGTGAAGGGATATATGTGTATGACTTGCCATCCAAGTTTAACAAGGATTTGGTAGGTCAATGCAGCAAGATGATTCCATGGCAAGATTTTTGTAGTTACTTAAGCAATGATGGATTTGGAAAGGCTATTATTGCTAATAATAAGTTTGGTAAAGGATGGTATCAAACTCATCAATACTCACTTGAACTCATATTCCATTCAAGGATTTTGAAGCATCCATGCAGGGTTTATAATGAGAATGAAGCAAAGATCTTCTATGTGCCATTCTATGGTGGCTTAGATGTGCTGAGATGGCATTTCAAGAATGTTTCAAATGATGTGAAGGACGGTTTGAGTTTGGAGCTGGTGAATTGGCTTCAGAGACAGAGGCCATGGAAAAGAAATGAAGGTAAGGATCATGTTCTTGTGTTGGGAAAAATCTCATGGGATTTTAGGAGAACTAATAATAGTGAATCTCCATGGGGTACTAGATTGTTAGAGCTTGAGAAAATGCAGAATCCAATCAAGATCTTGATCGAACGCCAGCCGTGGCATGCGAATGACATTGGAGTTCCTCATCCAACTTACTTCCATCCAAGTTCAGACAATGACATCATTTCATGGCAACTGAAAATCATTAGATCGAATCGCAAGAGCCTTGTTAGTTTCGCTGGAGCGGCGCGCTCTGATGCAGAGGACAGCATAAGAAGAATACTAATAGATCAATGCAGTAGCAATGGTAGATGCAAGTTTCTGAATTGCAGTTCTGCCAAGTGTAATGAGGCAGAGTCAATCATAGATGTTTTTGTTGAGTCAGAGTTTTGCTTGCAGCCTCCAGGGGATAGCCCTACAAGAAAGTCTGTTTTCGATTCGCTGATATCGGGTTGCATCCCAGTTCTGTTTGATCCTTTCACAGCTTATTACCAATATCCATGGCATTTACCTGAGGATCATGACAAGTATTCAGTGTTTATAGATAAGAAAGAAGTGaaggaaaagaatttgaatgtgGTGGAGAGGCTAAGCAATGTTTCATCAAGAGAAAGGGAAAACATGAGGAGGTATATTGTGTATGAACTTCTTCCTGGTTTAGTATATGCTGATCACAATGCCTTGCTTTACAAGTTTCAGGATGCATTTGCTATTACAATCAATAATCTGCTTCTGAGGGGTACAAGATTAGCTACATGATTCTTTCATTACACCTTTAATCAATATTTGTAACTATATTTTTTATCAATGACAATGTGTTAATTGTTTGAATTGGCACAGGCCGGTTTCCGATTCCACAAGCAATAAAATATTACATGGATATGAAAAATGAGATAATACTATAACACTTGTGGATTCCTATATTCCAAGGCATATTCATCCTAATTTGATTAACTATGTGAACAATAAGAATATACCAGTTGAATTCTTATGATGCTTACTCTagaagctaataaaaatataaaactatgTATAGATATAACAGTTGGACAAATAGCACTCTAGATTCTAGTGTTTGTTCCCCATTGGATGAGAATATTAACATCGTAATCTTAGAATTATTTTAGTTGCCTTCTTGGTCATGTACTTGTACTACAACATACTTTGATCCTTCATTAGTGTTAACAGTTCAGAAATCACTTTCATTAATTAGTTTACAAGTTCAACTGAGTTTGAGAAGATATCACAGAATGGCAAGCCAATCAGTTCATTATTTCATAGTTAAAGTATGCTCTTTTTCTTATACACTAATATGAATATGATACCTACTGCACTTATTtatctcctttttctttttaatatattataatctcttaccTTAATTGGTTTGTAGGATGGGAGGGGAAATGATGTGAAACTGGGAGAATACAAAGGAAAAGTCCTTCTCATTGTTAATGTTGCCTCACAATGGTAATTAATCTCCAAATTAATTAAGTGCTTCAGTTGAACTTACCATGATTTCATAGTTCATATACAAAGGTGAAAAAGCTTTATAATTTTCATTGATGCAGTGGGTTGACCAATTCAAACTACACAGAACTTAATCAATTGTATGACAAATACAAACAAAAAGGTATGTTTTTTCTTGTCATATATATTTCCTTTCCAATTAGGAGGATACAAATTCATTATTGAATGATCATAAGATAAAGCTGTGCACTGTGCAGGGCTTGAAATTCTAGCATTCCCATGCAATCAGTTTGGAGCACAGGAACCTGGAACTAATGAAGAGATAGCAAATTTTGTTTGTACTCGCTTCAAAGCTGAGTTTCCCATTTTTGACAAGGCAAGAATTCTTTGGTATCTCATTAGAATTCTTTTGTGTCTCCAAGTGTAACATAACATGTGCATGTTGTTGATTAAATTCGAATATAGGTGGAT carries:
- the LOC107643071 gene encoding probable xyloglucan galactosyltransferase GT20 encodes the protein MAVSISRRRSKPYRKQEAKQSYFHFSAIYNFLSRISVALFLLILIYMWCSFSTIITGNIVHVCFSSSRKLHSLYCLSAGTHPSFEIPTSTNNHSFLAPRIFEGNNATEPVKFSVGSNLVTSNNGRYDEEVANAVKVVEEHLQVHRSWRSNRSNAESCSGEGIYVYDLPSKFNKDLVGQCSKMIPWQDFCSYLSNDGFGKAIIANNKFGKGWYQTHQYSLELIFHSRILKHPCRVYNENEAKIFYVPFYGGLDVLRWHFKNVSNDVKDGLSLELVNWLQRQRPWKRNEGKDHVLVLGKISWDFRRTNNSESPWGTRLLELEKMQNPIKILIERQPWHANDIGVPHPTYFHPSSDNDIISWQLKIIRSNRKSLVSFAGAARSDAEDSIRRILIDQCSSNGRCKFLNCSSAKCNEAESIIDVFVESEFCLQPPGDSPTRKSVFDSLISGCIPVLFDPFTAYYQYPWHLPEDHDKYSVFIDKKEVKEKNLNVVERLSNVSSRERENMRRYIVYELLPGLVYADHNALLYKFQDAFAITINNLLLRGTRLAT
- the LOC107643072 gene encoding probable phospholipid hydroperoxide glutathione peroxidase isoform X2, translating into MASQSVHYFIVKDGRGNDVKLGEYKGKVLLIVNVASQCGLTNSNYTELNQLYDKYKQKGLEILAFPCNQFGAQEPGTNEEIANFVCTRFKAEFPIFDKVDVNGENAAPLYKFLKSSKGGDNIRWNFSKFLVDREGHVVHSYEPTTSPLSIEKDIKNLLEA
- the LOC107643072 gene encoding probable phospholipid hydroperoxide glutathione peroxidase isoform X1, coding for MASQSVHYFIVKDGRGNDVKLGEYKGKVLLIVNVASQCGLTNSNYTELNQLYDKYKQKGLEILAFPCNQFGAQEPGTNEEIANFVCTRFKAEFPIFDKVDVNGENAAPLYKFLKSSKGGDNIRWNFSKFLVDREGHVVHSYEPTTSPLSIEVNMCIYMHSTISFV